One Oncorhynchus gorbuscha isolate QuinsamMale2020 ecotype Even-year unplaced genomic scaffold, OgorEven_v1.0 Un_scaffold_7790, whole genome shotgun sequence DNA window includes the following coding sequences:
- the LOC124029817 gene encoding collagen alpha-3(VI) chain-like, with the protein MRDFVQRVVGKLNVGGDKDRVSVVQYGRDQEVHFYLNTYTTKEDILNTVRSLRHRGGRPLNTGAALQYVRDNVLTASSGSRSQEGVPQMLILLSGGRSSDNVDIPASALKDSGVLIFGIGTRNSSREVQGIATDPSFSQSVSEFTDLPSIQEQFFSTLITVQVEATPKTPTVIVDQSIARKDVVFLLDGSDGTRNGFPAMRDFVQRVVEKLTVEENRDRVSVVQYSKESEAHFYLNTYTTKEDVVDTVRGLRHKGGRPLNTGAALQYVRDNVFIASSGSRRLEGVPQILILLNGGRSFDNVDTPASALKELGVLVFGIGTRSSDSRELQKISYDPSYALSVSEFTDLPNVQQQLLSAMGTVIVQVTTMTPTVKPTILVESQAPRRDVVFLLDGSDGTRSGFPAMRDFVQRVVETLGVDENKDRVAVVQYSRDPAAQFYLNTYTTKGEILNTVRGLRHKGGRPLNTGAALQYVRDNVLTASSGSRRTEGVPQLLILLSGGRSFDNVDTPASALKELGVLIFGIGTRSSDSRELQRISHDPSYALSVSDFTDLPNIQQQLLSSVESVVIDVTPESTTDLVDHDTSRKDVVFLVDGSDGTRNGFPAMRDFVQRVVGKLNVGGDKDRVSVVQYGRDQEVHFYLNTYTTKEDILNTVRSLRHRGGRPLNTGAALQYVRDNVLTASSGSRSQEGVPQMLILLSGGRSSDNVDIPASALKDSGVLIFGIGTRNSSREVQGIATDPSFSQSVSEFTDLPSIQEQFFSTLITVQVEATPKTPTVIVDQSIARKDVVFLLDGSDGTRNGFPAMRDFVQRVVEKLTVEENRDRVSVVQYSKESEAHFYLNTYTTKEDVVDTVRGLRHKGGRPLNTGAALQYVRDNVFIASSGSRRLEGVPQILILLNGGRSFDNVDTPASALKELGVLVFGIGTRSSDSRELQKISYDPSYALSVSEFTDLPNVQQQLLSAMGTVIVQVTTMTPTVKPTILVESQAPRRMSCSCWMDLMARGVDSQQCGTLFRVVETLSV; encoded by the exons TGCTGATACTGCTGAGTGGGGGAAGGTCCAGTGATAATGTTGACATACCAGCTTCTGCCCTGAAAGACAGTGGGGTCTTGATCTTTGGCATTGGAACCAGAAATTCCAGCAGAGAGGTTCAAGGGATTGCCACTGATCCTAGTTTTTCCCAGTCTGTTTCTGAATTCACTGACCTCCCCAGCATCCAGGAGCAGTTTTTCTCCACACTCATAACTGTACAAGTTGAGGCCACACCCAAAACCCCAACAGTCATAG TGGACCAAAGCATTGCCAGAAAGGATGTAGTATTCCTGCTGGATGGTTCTGATGGCACTAGGAATGGCTTTCCAGCAATGCGTGACTTTGTTCAAAGAGTGGTAGAGAAACTCactgtggaggagaacagagatcgAGTCTCTGTGGTCCAGTATAGCAAAGAATCAGAGGCCCACTTCTATTTGAACACTTACACAACAAAGGAAGACGTTGTGGACACCGTAAGAGGCCTGAGGCACAAAGGAGGGAgacccctcaacactggggcagcTCTCCAGTATGTCAGGGACAATGTCTTTATTGCCTCCTCCGGAAGTAGGCGCCTTGAAGGTGTTCCACAGATTCTGATACTGCTGAATGGTGGAAGGTCCTTTGACAATGTAGATACACCAGCGTCTGCTCTCAAGGAGCTTGGTGTCTTGGTGTTTGGAATTGGAACAAGGAGCTCTGATAGCAGAGAATTACAAAAAATATCCTATGACCCCAGTTATGCTCTTTCCGTGTCTGAATTTACTGACCTCCCCAACGTCCAACAGCAGCTTCTTTCTGCTATGGGCACTGTCATTGTACAGGTCACAACCATGACACCAACAGTAAAACCAACAATCCTAG TTGAGAGTCAGGCTCCCAGGAGGGATGTCGTGTTCTTGCTGGATGGATCTGATGGCACGAGGAGTGGATTCCCAGCAATGCGGGACTTTGTTCAAAGAGTAGTGGAGACACTCGGTGTGGATGAGAACAAAGATCGCGTGGCTGTGGTCCAGTACAGTAGAGATCCAGCCGCCCAATTCTATCTGAACACATACACAACAAAAGGAGAGATTCTCAACACTGTAAGAGGTCTGAGACACAAAGGTGGGAGACCTCTCAACACTGGAGCAGCTCTCCAGTATGTGAGAGACAATGTCTTGACTGCCTCCTCCGGAAGTCGACGCACTGAAGGTGTTCCACAGTTACTGATTCTGCTGAGTGGTGGAAGGTCCTTTGACAATGTTGACACTCCAGCTTCTGCTCTGAAGGAGCTTGGGGTCTTGATCTTTGGAATTGGAACAAGGAGCTCTGATAGCAGAGAATTGCAGAGGATATCACATGATCCCAGttacgctctgtctgtctctgacttcaCTGACCTTCCAAACATCCAGCAGCAACTTCTGTCCTCGGTGGAGTCAGTTGTTATTGACGTTACGCCAGAATCGACAACAGATTTAG TTGATCATGACACCTCCAGAAAGGATGTGGTATTCCTTGTGGATGGTTCTGATGGCACAAGGAATGGATTCCCAGCAATGCGTGATTTTGTTCAGCGAGTAGTGGGGAAACTCAATGTGGGAGGAGACAAAGACCGCGTTTCTGTTGTCCAGTACGGTAGAGATCAAGAAGTTCATTTCTATCTGAACACATACACCACAAAGGAGGACATTCTTAACACTGTGAGAAGTCTGAGGCACAGAGGAGGTAGACCCCTTAACACTGGGGCAGCCCTCCAATACGTAAGGGACAACGTCCTTACTGCCTCCTCTGGAAGCAGAAGCCAAGAGGGCGTCCCTCAGATGCTGATACTGCTGAGTGGGGGAAGGTCCAGTGATAATGTTGACATACCAGCTTCTGCCCTGAAAGACAGTGGGGTCTTGATCTTTGGCATTGGAACCAGAAATTCCAGCAGAGAGGTTCAAGGGATTGCCACTGATCCTAGTTTTTCCCAGTCTGTTTCTGAATTCACTGACCTCCCCAGCATCCAGGAGCAGTTTTTCTCCACACTCATAACTGTACAAGTTGAGGCCACACCCAAAACCCCAACAGTCATAG TGGACCAAAGCATTGCCAGAAAGGATGTAGTATTCCTGCTGGATGGTTCTGATGGCACTAGGAATGGCTTTCCAGCAATGCGTGACTTTGTTCAAAGAGTGGTAGAGAAACTCactgtggaggagaacagagatcgAGTCTCTGTGGTCCAGTATAGCAAAGAATCAGAGGCCCACTTCTATTTGAACACTTACACAACAAAGGAAGACGTTGTGGACACCGTAAGAGGCCTGAGGCACAAAGGAGGGAgacccctcaacactggggcagcTCTCCAGTATGTCAGGGACAATGTCTTTATTGCCTCCTCCGGAAGTAGGCGCCTTGAAGGTGTTCCACAGATTCTGATACTGCTGAATGGTGGAAGGTCCTTTGACAATGTAGATACACCAGCGTCTGCTCTCAAGGAGCTTGGTGTCTTGGTGTTTGGAATTGGAACAAGGAGCTCTGATAGCAGAGAATTACAAAAAATATCCTATGACCCCAGTTATGCTCTTTCCGTGTCTGAATTTACTGACCTCCCCAACGTCCAACAGCAGCTTCTTTCTGCTATGGGCACTGTCATTGTACAGGTCACAACCATGACACCAACAGTAAAACCAACAATCCTAG TTGAGAGTCAGGCTCCCAGGAGGATGTCGTGTTCTTGCTGGATGGATCTGATGGCACGAGGAGTGGATTCCCAGCAATGCGGGACTTTGTTCAGAGTAGTGGAGACACTTTCGGTGTGA